The DNA segment TGACCCTTCTATGCTAACACAAGGCCATCGTCGCGAACACAATGCTCAAACTTGCTGGGCTTGTGCGAATGCGGTCGCATACACACAAATACGAAGACCAACGCGTGCCATCCTCTACACGAATGCGACTCCCAGGTCGCGAATGTGAAAGCGACAATCCTCATTTATCGCAAACGTGATCACCTCCTCGCAAACGTAAAGAAATAATACTGCTTTCCACTAGAATACCCTCCACGATCGCGATGCGCTAtccgcgattgcgaagcacacaAGACATTAGAAAACCAGCAGTTCTGAAACAAAGGAAAATGGTCTAGAGcctatccgaaacacacccaaggaccccgtctaatcacaccaaccaatactaaaatataacacagacctactcgaggcccaAAGTTgcaccaaataacatcaaaaccacgaatcgcaccttaattcaagcctaagaaactaaTCCAAATTTCTTAATTCAAAATTGATGCCGAACATGCCgaaacaactcggaatgacctcaaattttgcatgcaagtcccaaatgacacaatggacctattctaactctcgaaattgaaatccaaacccgatatcaaaaagttcaactctcggtcaaacctatcaacctttcaaaccttcaaccatcaaactttcaccaattcaagccaaaatgacctagGAAACTCCAAACCTAAATCCGGACAcatgcctaagtctaaaatcaccatacgaagctattgaaaacatcaaaattccattctgtagtcgtctacacaaaagtttAATTTCGGTCAATACTTACAACTTTAAACCTTCaaccaagggactaagtgtctcaattcaatccaaaaactttttcgaaaccaaaccaaccaccctggcAAGTTATGTAGACAaaaatacacatatgtaaagtatcaaataggggaaacgaggctaaaatacacaaaatgaccggctgggtcgtcacattctcccctctaaaacaaacgtttgtcctcgaatgagtctagaatcatacctgagtCAAAAAGCGGTGAGGATATATGCTCTGCATATCCTGCTCgttctcccaagtagcctctttgACTGACTAACCTCTCCAAAGATgctatattcttcgacctcaactttcgaacctcgTCCAACTACATCGTGCTGAAGTCTAATACATGTAATGGATCCCCATAacacttccggagcatggaaacatgaaacacctgGTGAACTCCcaataaactaggtggcaaggagAGTCTGTAGGCTACCTCTTCaactctctcaagcacctcaaaagggccaatatactgAGGGATCAACGTGCCCGTCCTCCCagacctcatcacacccttcataagTAAAAGTTTGAATAGAACCTTCTCATCCACAATATATGCCACATCACGATctttcctgtcagcataactcttctgtcgggACTGCGTTGTACAAAGCCGCTTCTGaattaacttcaccttctccaaagcgtcacggaccaaatcagtgcccaaagACCTAACATCCCTATACTCAAACCAACTAATCGGAGAACGACATTGCCTCCTATATAaggcctcgtatggagccatctggatactcaaatgatagctgttgttgtaggcgaactctgctaacagaagaaactgatcccatgatccCCAAAAATCAAACATAGgcacgtaacatatcctctagtatctgaatagtatgctcggactgtctgtccatcTGGGGATAAAATGCCATACTCAGCTCGACTTGTGTGCCAATCTCACGCTAcattgctctccaaaaatgcgatgtaAACTGCATGCCTTGAtccgaaataatagacacggtcacaccatgaaggcgaacaatctcccgaacaTAAATCCAAGACAGCTGCTCTGAATAGTAGGTAGTCAtgacaggaatgaagtgtgcaaactttgtcagtctgtccacaatgaccaATATTGCATTGATTCTCCTCAAGTTCCGTGGAAGCCCTActacaaaattcatagtgatacgctcccacttccactctgaaaTATTGTGCCTCTGAAgcagccacccgatctctgatgctcgtactttaccatctgacagttcaaacaccaagCAACATACTaaacaatatccttctttatcctccggcaccaatagtgctacctcaaatcatggtacatcttcacgacccttggatgaatggaatactgtaaactatgggcctcctcaagtatCAACTCTTGCAACCCATCCATAGTAGGCACACAAATCCTGCCCTGAAGCCTCAGTACCCTATCATCACCAACAATAACCTCATTGGCATCATCATGTTGTACCGTGTCCATTAGGACAAGAAAGTGTAaatcatcatactgacgtgccTTGATGTGCTCAAATAAGGATGGTCATGATACAACACAAGCAAGTACCCTGCTAGACTCCAAAATGTCCAAACTTAGgaaccgattggccaaatccTAAACATCCAATTCtaaaggtctctccccaactggaatataagccAGACTCCCCATGCTCCCAGCCTTTGTACTTAAAGCATCagccatgtcacgacccaaaatcctaacccgtcgtgatgacgcctatcatggtactaggcaagctgacatttCAAAATATTCCCAACATTTTTAACAGAAAATGAATTAAAGCAATGTAAACAATGGAAGTTCTCATAAATGGGATAAAAACCCAAAAACACAACGCAGAAGTTCCCAACCATCGAGGTGTCAcagagtatatgagcatctatacatcataAACATGGAAAACactgtctataatagtctgaacTAAATACAATAAGCATAAAGATAGGGatggagagacaaggtctgcgaaacgccggcagctacctcagaAACTCTAGAAGATCAACCGTGCACTgaaatcaacacccaccgtgtccgaaaatacctggatctgcacatgaagtgtagggtgtagcgtgagtacaaccaactcagtaagtaacaagataaaataaagaaCTGAAGGTAGTGACGAGATTCACAATCAAAGTTCAATTACAGTGATTTCAACataggaaagtaggcatgctttcaagttcgacaattaaAGCCAAAACAGTAAATTCATGTCAAGTTCGACTGAAAtagaagataatatctctcaggaatttcaagacagtgatatatgacagctgaagtgcaacaGAAATGCAAGTCAAATGCAGCCTCTCATAGCAataatcactcagtcctcctat comes from the Nicotiana tabacum cultivar K326 chromosome 14, ASM71507v2, whole genome shotgun sequence genome and includes:
- the LOC142168933 gene encoding uncharacterized protein LOC142168933; the encoded protein is MAPYEALYRRQCRSPISWFEYRDVRSLGTDLVRDALEKVKLIQKRLCTTQSRQKSYADRKDRDVAYIVDEKVLFKLLLMKGVMRSGRTGTLIPQYIGPFEVLERVEEVAYRLSLPPSLLGVHQVFHVSMLRKCYGDPLHVLDFSTM